One window of Tenacibaculum maritimum NCIMB 2154 genomic DNA carries:
- a CDS encoding glutaminyl-peptide cyclotransferase, with translation MRTFKYLTFTLFLGTIMIACKNEYKFVLTAPSKAVLGEKTKVSLKEEHGNKIDSVQFFVNNQQFKSEGTTAAINTEKIGVGKHTIVALAFYPNKAKKITKTIEILSDKEPASYTYRIVNTYPHDVEAYTQGLEFKDGFLYETTGRRGKSSLRKVALETGKVLQKENLDPRYFGEGMTIFKDKIYWLTWQANRGFIYDFNSFKQTGEFKYRKSREGWGLTHNDTELIKSDGTNKIWFLNPEDQKEKRNIKVYTNKYPLDKLNEIEYVNGKIYANKWQRNAIVIIDPATGVVDGVADLSGLKKEMEKTQDLGDEDEVLNGIAYDKETNRLFVTGKHWGKLFEIELIKK, from the coding sequence ATGCGCACATTTAAGTACTTAACTTTTACATTGTTTTTAGGAACCATAATGATTGCTTGTAAAAACGAATACAAATTTGTTTTAACAGCTCCCTCAAAAGCAGTATTAGGAGAGAAAACAAAGGTTTCTTTAAAAGAAGAACACGGAAATAAGATTGATTCCGTTCAGTTTTTTGTAAATAATCAACAATTTAAAAGTGAAGGAACTACTGCGGCTATAAATACAGAAAAAATAGGTGTAGGAAAACACACAATAGTAGCGTTGGCCTTTTATCCTAATAAAGCGAAAAAGATTACGAAAACCATAGAAATTTTATCCGATAAAGAACCAGCAAGCTATACTTATAGAATAGTTAATACTTATCCTCATGATGTGGAAGCGTACACGCAAGGATTAGAATTTAAAGATGGATTTTTATATGAAACAACTGGCCGTAGAGGAAAATCTTCTTTGAGGAAGGTAGCATTAGAAACAGGAAAAGTTTTGCAAAAGGAAAATTTGGATCCTAGATATTTTGGAGAAGGAATGACCATTTTTAAAGATAAGATTTATTGGTTGACTTGGCAAGCTAATAGAGGGTTCATTTATGATTTTAATAGCTTTAAACAAACAGGTGAGTTTAAATACAGAAAGAGTAGAGAGGGATGGGGATTAACACATAATGATACAGAATTGATAAAGTCTGATGGAACAAATAAAATTTGGTTTTTGAATCCTGAAGATCAAAAGGAAAAAAGAAATATAAAAGTATATACGAATAAATATCCTTTGGATAAACTCAACGAAATTGAGTATGTAAATGGTAAAATTTATGCTAATAAATGGCAAAGAAATGCCATTGTTATCATTGACCCAGCAACAGGAGTGGTAGATGGGGTTGCTGATTTATCAGGGTTAAAAAAGGAAATGGAAAAGACACAAGATTTAGGGGATGAAGATGAAGTATTAAATGGTATCGCTTATGACAAAGAAACAAACAGGTTGTTTGTTACAGGAAAGCATTGGGGGAAACTATTTGAAATAGAATTGATAAAAAAATAG
- a CDS encoding histidine decarboxylase, giving the protein MINNSPELGDVNKEKLKSLEAQLKVARDTFLGYPVSKDFNYEELNTFLQYPINNLGDPFESCTYQVQTHEMEREVIAFFAKQFRANPKDFWGYVTNGGSESNLYGLYLARELYPKAMVYYSESTHYSVRKNIHLLNIPSIVIKAQENGEMDYEDFENTVRMNRHKPVIVLATFGTTMKEAKDDVSKIKGILKDLAIQDHYIHCDGALAGSFGAFMEPRLPFDFADGADSISISGHKFIGSPMPTGVLVAKRSNRDRISKGISYIGSLDTTITGSRNGHAPLFLWYALKRLGEEGLRKRYQQSLEVAEYCEKELKSIGIEAWRNPNGITVVLPKTSKSIKNKWQLATEGNIAHVICMPNVTKNQIDEFVNDVKNCKEKLGEDEFSYDFSLG; this is encoded by the coding sequence ATGATAAATAATAGCCCAGAATTAGGAGATGTAAATAAAGAAAAATTAAAAAGCTTAGAAGCCCAATTAAAAGTGGCTAGGGATACTTTTTTAGGATACCCAGTTTCTAAAGATTTTAATTATGAAGAATTAAATACGTTCTTGCAATATCCTATAAATAATTTAGGAGACCCATTTGAAAGTTGTACTTATCAAGTTCAAACTCATGAGATGGAGCGTGAAGTAATTGCTTTTTTTGCAAAGCAATTTAGAGCGAATCCTAAAGATTTTTGGGGATATGTTACCAATGGGGGTTCAGAAAGTAATTTATATGGATTGTATTTGGCGAGAGAGCTATATCCTAAGGCAATGGTTTACTATTCAGAATCAACACATTATAGCGTTAGAAAAAACATTCATTTATTAAATATCCCTAGTATTGTAATAAAAGCACAAGAAAATGGAGAAATGGATTATGAAGATTTTGAGAATACAGTACGTATGAATCGTCATAAACCTGTAATTGTTTTAGCTACATTTGGTACTACAATGAAGGAAGCTAAAGATGATGTTTCTAAAATAAAAGGGATTTTAAAGGACTTAGCAATTCAAGATCATTATATACATTGCGATGGAGCTTTGGCTGGATCTTTCGGAGCTTTTATGGAACCTCGTTTGCCATTTGATTTTGCTGATGGAGCAGATAGCATTTCTATTAGTGGGCATAAATTTATAGGCTCTCCAATGCCTACGGGAGTTTTAGTAGCAAAGAGATCTAATAGGGATAGGATTTCTAAAGGAATTTCATATATAGGTTCACTAGATACAACAATCACAGGGTCAAGAAACGGGCATGCCCCTTTGTTTTTATGGTACGCATTGAAAAGGTTAGGAGAAGAAGGTTTAAGAAAACGATATCAGCAAAGTTTAGAAGTGGCAGAATACTGTGAAAAAGAGTTAAAAAGTATTGGTATTGAAGCATGGAGAAATCCTAATGGAATTACGGTAGTACTTCCAAAAACTTCAAAAAGTATAAAAAATAAATGGCAATTAGCTACAGAAGGAAACATAGCGCACGTAATTTGTATGCCAAATGTAACTAAGAATCAGATAGATGAGTTTGTAAATGATGTTAAGAATTGTAAGGAGAAACTAGGAGAAGATGAATTTTCATACGATTTCTCTTTGGGGTAA
- a CDS encoding class I SAM-dependent methyltransferase: MEASLNIESATYHLERYPHTNDKNLKAWSNAELLALDYYMAHPSNTIHLFNDRFGIWNCTLHSSNPITIWTHASQKKAISLNLKRNNLPTANTILKTPLASLNKVETALIKVPKSLELFELFLQQIHSASNENTTVICCFMTKYFTPSLLKIAEFYFNDIQQTKAWKKARLLLLKKPKSNLKSNPSINTIPWKNKELKQYYGVFSSGKIDIGTQFLLENLALRPLELKIADLASGNGVIAHEIIQKKPTAKVTLIDDFNLAIASSQLNLKNKNTIFLCEENLDNLSHKNFDLVVSNPPFHFEYENNIEITLNLFKGVFNCLSSKGRFVLVANLHLNYKTHLDKLFTTVNSICSNKKFVIYECYK; encoded by the coding sequence TTGGAAGCTTCATTGAATATTGAATCAGCAACCTATCATTTAGAACGCTATCCGCATACAAATGATAAAAATTTAAAGGCGTGGAGTAATGCCGAATTGCTAGCGTTGGATTATTATATGGCCCATCCATCAAATACTATTCATCTTTTTAATGATAGATTTGGTATTTGGAATTGCACATTGCATTCTTCTAACCCTATTACTATTTGGACGCATGCTAGTCAGAAAAAGGCTATTTCTCTAAACTTAAAAAGAAATAATTTACCGACTGCAAATACTATTTTAAAAACTCCTCTAGCCTCTTTAAATAAGGTAGAGACAGCTTTAATAAAAGTACCTAAGTCTTTAGAGCTATTTGAATTATTTTTGCAGCAAATACATAGCGCTTCCAATGAGAATACAACGGTTATTTGTTGCTTTATGACAAAATATTTTACTCCTTCTCTTTTAAAAATAGCAGAATTTTATTTCAACGACATCCAGCAAACAAAAGCTTGGAAAAAAGCTCGATTACTATTGTTAAAAAAACCTAAATCAAATTTAAAATCTAACCCGTCTATAAATACAATTCCTTGGAAAAACAAAGAGCTAAAGCAATATTATGGCGTTTTTTCTTCTGGTAAAATAGATATAGGTACCCAATTTCTGTTAGAAAACTTAGCATTACGTCCCTTAGAGCTAAAAATAGCCGATTTAGCTTCTGGTAACGGGGTTATAGCTCACGAAATTATTCAAAAAAAACCTACTGCTAAAGTAACCTTAATTGACGATTTTAATTTAGCTATTGCTTCCTCCCAACTAAATCTAAAAAATAAAAATACGATCTTTTTATGCGAAGAAAATTTAGACAATTTATCTCATAAAAACTTTGATTTGGTGGTTTCTAATCCTCCCTTTCATTTTGAATACGAAAATAATATAGAGATCACCTTAAATTTATTTAAAGGGGTTTTTAACTGCCTGTCTTCTAAAGGGCGTTTTGTATTAGTTGCCAACCTTCATTTGAATTATAAAACACATTTAGACAAACTTTTTACTACTGTAAATAGCATATGTTCTAATAAAAAATTTGTCATTTATGAATGCTATAAATAA
- a CDS encoding SDR family NAD(P)-dependent oxidoreductase, which translates to MKNIVITGTSRGIGFELAKRFAKEGYQVLALSRNTESLDRFSHENITTLSVDLSKEEAINEAVNFISNTWKKVDVLINNAGKLINKPFEQLSTSDFLEVYKVNVFAVAELTRKLLPFFRKGSHVVTVSSMGGIQGSLKFPGLAAYSSAKGAVITLSELLAEEYKEAQISFNVLALGAVQTEMLEEAFPGYIAPLKAEEMANYIFDFSLTGNKFYNGKVLQVSSSTP; encoded by the coding sequence ATGAAAAATATCGTGATAACAGGAACCAGCAGAGGTATTGGTTTTGAATTAGCAAAGCGTTTTGCAAAAGAAGGTTACCAAGTTTTAGCATTGTCGAGAAATACGGAATCTTTAGATCGTTTTAGTCATGAAAATATCACTACGTTATCGGTTGATTTATCTAAAGAAGAGGCTATAAACGAGGCGGTAAACTTTATAAGTAACACATGGAAAAAAGTTGATGTATTGATAAATAATGCAGGAAAACTAATCAATAAGCCTTTTGAGCAATTAAGTACTAGTGATTTTCTGGAAGTATATAAAGTTAATGTTTTTGCTGTAGCAGAGTTGACCAGAAAGTTACTTCCTTTTTTTAGAAAAGGAAGCCATGTTGTTACAGTTAGTAGCATGGGAGGAATTCAAGGAAGTCTTAAGTTTCCAGGATTGGCAGCGTATAGTTCAGCAAAAGGAGCTGTAATTACTTTATCAGAACTTTTAGCAGAAGAATATAAAGAAGCACAAATTTCATTTAATGTATTGGCATTAGGAGCAGTACAAACAGAAATGTTGGAAGAAGCCTTTCCAGGGTATATAGCACCGTTAAAGGCAGAAGAAATGGCTAACTATATTTTTGATTTTTCGTTAACAGGAAATAAATTTTATAATGGGAAGGTACTACAAGTTTCTAGCTCAACCCCTTAA
- a CDS encoding FMN-binding glutamate synthase family protein — protein sequence MRNTILTVLFIITALCGILVYFLPYTSNIILLSVITTLTLVAIHDSIQNKHSLLRSFPLIARLRWLFEEEREKIQQYFIEDNLNGTPINREKRSIVYQRSKQEIETVPFGTQHNVYAKNYEFVKHSLFPTNHHHISGSRVLIGSDKCSQKYNASIINISAMSFGSLSKNAIKALNQGAKMGKFAHNTGEGGISPYHLQGGDLIFQVGTGYFGAGKSDANGKRVFDATVFKKNAIRPEVKMIEIKFSQGAKPGHGGILPAKKNTEEIAQIRSVTPFTRVDSPPNHSAFSNFHELITFLQNVRDLSGGKPVGIKLCVGNHQEIEAMIKTFAEMNNYPDFISVDGGEGGTGSAPLEFSNYIGTPLLEGLSFIYKTLRAYGLKDQIKIIASGKAIDSFDILKLMALGADAIGMARSFMLSLGCIQARECNLDSCPVGVATQDEKLVKALVVKEKNIRVKNYHQKTILAVHEMVAAMGKKSIKEVDASHIFRRDRNGEINTLKSIYFKEKTLVS from the coding sequence ATGAGAAATACAATCTTAACTGTTTTATTTATAATTACAGCGCTATGCGGAATACTTGTATATTTTTTACCATATACTAGTAATATTATTTTACTATCGGTAATTACTACTTTAACTTTAGTTGCTATTCATGATAGCATTCAAAATAAGCATTCACTCCTCAGGTCATTTCCTTTAATAGCTCGTTTACGTTGGCTTTTTGAAGAAGAAAGAGAAAAAATTCAGCAATATTTTATAGAGGATAACCTAAACGGAACTCCTATTAACAGAGAAAAAAGAAGTATTGTATATCAACGCTCTAAACAAGAAATAGAAACTGTTCCTTTTGGTACGCAACATAATGTATATGCTAAAAATTATGAATTTGTAAAACACTCTTTATTTCCTACCAATCATCATCATATATCAGGAAGTAGAGTGCTTATAGGTTCTGATAAGTGTAGTCAGAAATACAATGCTTCTATCATTAATATCTCTGCCATGTCTTTTGGTTCTTTAAGCAAAAATGCAATCAAAGCATTAAATCAAGGGGCTAAAATGGGAAAATTTGCCCATAATACTGGTGAGGGAGGCATTTCACCTTATCACTTACAAGGCGGCGATCTGATTTTTCAGGTAGGTACTGGTTATTTCGGAGCAGGAAAATCCGACGCAAATGGAAAACGGGTTTTTGACGCTACGGTATTTAAAAAGAATGCTATTCGTCCTGAAGTTAAAATGATTGAAATTAAATTCTCACAAGGGGCAAAACCTGGACATGGGGGAATTTTACCTGCTAAAAAAAACACTGAAGAAATCGCGCAAATAAGATCAGTAACTCCTTTTACAAGAGTAGATTCTCCACCCAACCATTCTGCTTTTTCAAATTTTCATGAACTCATTACTTTTTTACAAAACGTAAGGGATTTAAGTGGAGGAAAACCTGTTGGTATCAAATTATGTGTGGGAAATCATCAAGAAATTGAAGCAATGATTAAAACATTTGCTGAAATGAATAACTATCCTGACTTTATTTCCGTAGATGGTGGAGAGGGAGGTACTGGTTCTGCTCCTTTAGAATTCTCTAATTACATAGGGACTCCTTTATTAGAAGGATTGTCTTTTATTTATAAAACTCTAAGGGCTTATGGTCTTAAAGACCAAATCAAAATTATAGCTAGTGGAAAAGCAATTGATTCTTTTGATATATTAAAATTAATGGCACTAGGAGCTGACGCCATTGGTATGGCTCGTAGTTTTATGCTTAGTTTAGGTTGCATACAAGCCCGCGAATGTAATCTGGATAGCTGCCCTGTTGGAGTTGCTACACAAGATGAAAAACTAGTAAAGGCACTTGTTGTGAAAGAAAAAAATATTCGCGTAAAAAATTACCATCAGAAAACTATTTTAGCAGTTCATGAAATGGTAGCTGCAATGGGAAAAAAATCAATCAAAGAGGTAGATGCTTCTCATATTTTCAGAAGAGATCGGAATGGAGAAATTAACACCTTAAAAAGTATTTACTTTAAAGAAAAGACGCTAGTTTCTTAA
- a CDS encoding type B 50S ribosomal protein L31 — MQKGIHPENYRMVAFKDMSNGDVFLTKSTANTKETLEVEGVEYPLIKLEISRTSHPFYTGKSKLVDTAGRIDKFKNKYAKFKK; from the coding sequence ATGCAAAAAGGAATACATCCAGAAAATTATAGAATGGTAGCTTTTAAAGATATGTCTAACGGAGATGTGTTTTTAACAAAATCTACTGCTAATACAAAAGAAACTTTAGAAGTAGAAGGTGTTGAATATCCATTAATAAAATTAGAGATCTCAAGAACTTCTCACCCGTTTTACACTGGTAAATCTAAATTGGTTGATACAGCAGGTCGTATTGATAAGTTCAAAAATAAATACGCTAAATTCAAAAAATAA
- the rpoC gene encoding DNA-directed RNA polymerase subunit beta', producing MARKNEKYTVKKFNKISIGLSSPESILEISKGEVLKPETINYRTHKPERDGLFCERIFGPVKDYECACGKYKRIRYKGIVCDRCGVEVTEKKVRRDRVGHINLVVPVAHIWYFRSLPNKMGYLLGLPSKKLDMIIYYERYVIIQPGIAKNMEGEPLQKMDFLTEEEYLDILETLPQENQYLEDSDPNKFIAKMGAECLIDLLARIDLDGLSFELRHKANTETSKQRKTEALKRLNVVEAFRDSQKNRDNRPEWMIMKVVPVIPPELRPLVPLDGGRFATSDLNDLYRRVIIRNNRLKRLMEIKAPEVILRNEKRMLQESVDSLFDNTRKSSAVKTESNRPLKSLSDSLKGKQGRFRQNLLGKRVDYSARSVIVVGPELKLYECGLPKDMAAELYKPFVIRKLIERGIVKTVKSAKKIIDKKEPVVWDILENVIKGHPVLLNRAPTLHRLGIQAFQPKLIEGKAIQLHPLVCTAFNADFDGDQMAVHLPLGPEAILEAQLLMLASHNILNPANGAPITVPSQDMVLGLYYMTKERKSTEEVPIKGEGLTFYSPEEVRIAHNEEKIDLNAGIKVRTKDIDENGEIVTRIIKTTVGRVLFNEVVPEKAGYINEVLTKKSLRGIINGILKATDIPTTGNFLDQIKNMGYKFAFQGGLSFSLGDIIIPPEKHTMIAEANKEVDGIVGNYNMGLLTQKERYNKVIDVWGSTNNKLTELSMKRLREDQQGFNSVFMMLDSGARGSKEQIRQLTGMRGLMAKPKKSTAGGGEIIENPILSNFKEGLSILEYFISTHGARKGLADTALKTADAGYLTRRLVDVSQDVIVNVNDCGTLRGLEISPLKKNDEIVEPIGDRIEGRVALYDVYAPNSDDLIVEANQLITASLAKKVEKAGIDKVEVRSPLTCEAPKGICAKCYGQSLSTGNKVQIGEAVGVIAAQSIGEPGTQLTLRTFHVGGVASGISEENKLISKFDGNVVIEDLRTVKGKDNNGEVVDIVISRTAEIKIIDKKTGITLSTNIIPYGSYIFDKERTTIKKGDAVCQWDPFNGVIVSEFGGKVKFDNLEQGVNYSVEIDEQTGFQEKVITDSKNKKIIPSLIIEDADGNALRSYSLPVGAHLIVENSEKVEAGQTLVKIPRKSGKAGDITGGLPRVTELFEARNPSNPAVVAEIDGVVSFGKIKRGNREIIVESKTGDIRKYLIKLSNQILVQENDFIKAGMPLSDGAITPKDILSIKGPSAVQEYLVNEIQEVYRLQGVKINDKHFEVVVRQMMRKVKIIDSGDTLFLENQLIHKNDFIEENDKIYGMKVVEDAGGSENLKPGQMISARQLRDENSLLRRLDKNLVVAREAQPATAEQVLQGITRASLQTKSFISAASFQETTKVLNEAAVNGKIDYLEGLKENVIVGKKIPAGTGMRNYDHIIVGPKDEIEKNL from the coding sequence ATGGCAAGAAAAAACGAAAAGTACACTGTAAAAAAGTTTAATAAAATTTCGATTGGTTTATCATCGCCAGAATCTATTTTAGAAATATCTAAAGGGGAGGTGTTAAAACCAGAAACAATTAATTATCGTACGCATAAACCAGAAAGAGATGGTTTATTTTGTGAGCGTATATTTGGTCCTGTAAAAGACTATGAATGCGCTTGCGGTAAATATAAAAGAATACGTTACAAAGGGATTGTTTGTGACCGATGTGGTGTAGAGGTTACGGAAAAGAAAGTACGTAGAGATAGAGTAGGACATATTAATTTAGTGGTTCCTGTAGCTCATATATGGTACTTTAGATCATTACCTAACAAAATGGGATACCTTTTAGGGTTACCTTCTAAGAAGTTAGATATGATTATTTATTACGAACGTTACGTAATAATTCAACCTGGTATTGCTAAAAACATGGAAGGAGAGCCATTGCAAAAAATGGATTTCTTAACAGAAGAAGAATATTTAGATATTCTTGAAACATTACCACAGGAAAATCAATATTTAGAAGATTCAGATCCAAATAAGTTCATCGCAAAAATGGGTGCTGAGTGTTTGATTGATCTATTAGCTCGTATTGATTTAGATGGATTATCTTTTGAATTGCGTCACAAAGCAAATACAGAAACATCTAAACAGCGTAAAACAGAAGCTTTAAAACGTTTGAATGTTGTAGAGGCATTTAGAGATTCTCAGAAAAATAGAGACAATCGTCCAGAGTGGATGATTATGAAAGTAGTACCAGTAATCCCACCAGAATTGCGTCCATTAGTTCCTTTAGATGGAGGTCGTTTTGCAACTTCTGATTTGAATGATTTATATCGTAGAGTAATTATCCGTAACAATCGTTTAAAGCGATTAATGGAAATTAAGGCACCTGAAGTAATTTTGCGTAATGAAAAACGTATGTTGCAAGAATCAGTGGATTCATTATTTGATAACACACGTAAATCATCAGCAGTAAAAACGGAATCAAACAGACCTTTGAAATCATTATCTGATTCTTTAAAAGGAAAACAAGGTCGTTTCCGTCAGAACTTATTAGGAAAGCGTGTGGATTATTCTGCTCGTTCGGTAATTGTTGTTGGACCAGAGTTAAAACTGTATGAGTGTGGATTGCCAAAAGATATGGCTGCTGAGCTTTACAAACCTTTTGTTATTCGTAAGTTAATTGAAAGAGGGATTGTAAAAACAGTAAAATCTGCGAAAAAAATTATAGATAAAAAAGAGCCAGTTGTTTGGGATATTTTAGAAAATGTAATTAAAGGACATCCTGTTTTATTAAACCGTGCTCCTACGTTACACCGTTTGGGTATCCAAGCTTTTCAACCAAAATTAATTGAAGGGAAAGCTATTCAACTACACCCGTTAGTATGTACGGCCTTTAATGCCGATTTTGATGGAGATCAAATGGCGGTTCACTTACCTTTAGGACCAGAGGCTATTTTAGAAGCACAATTATTAATGTTAGCTTCTCACAATATCTTAAATCCAGCCAATGGAGCTCCAATTACGGTACCATCTCAGGATATGGTTTTAGGATTATATTATATGACTAAAGAAAGAAAGTCAACAGAAGAAGTTCCTATTAAGGGAGAAGGGTTGACGTTCTACTCTCCAGAGGAAGTACGAATAGCTCATAATGAAGAAAAGATAGATTTGAATGCGGGAATTAAGGTTCGTACTAAAGACATTGATGAGAACGGAGAAATTGTAACTAGAATTATAAAAACAACTGTTGGACGTGTATTATTTAATGAAGTAGTACCAGAAAAAGCAGGATATATTAATGAGGTATTAACGAAAAAGTCTTTAAGAGGAATTATTAATGGTATTTTGAAAGCCACTGATATTCCTACAACAGGTAATTTCTTAGACCAAATTAAAAATATGGGATATAAATTTGCTTTCCAAGGTGGTTTATCGTTCTCATTAGGAGATATTATTATCCCACCAGAAAAGCATACTATGATTGCTGAAGCTAATAAAGAGGTTGATGGAATTGTAGGAAACTATAATATGGGATTATTAACGCAAAAAGAGCGTTATAACAAAGTGATTGACGTTTGGGGTTCTACAAATAATAAATTGACGGAACTTTCAATGAAACGTTTACGTGAAGATCAACAAGGATTTAACTCGGTATTTATGATGCTTGATTCTGGGGCACGTGGATCGAAAGAGCAAATTCGTCAGTTGACAGGTATGCGTGGATTAATGGCAAAACCTAAGAAATCTACAGCAGGAGGAGGAGAGATTATTGAAAACCCAATTCTTTCTAACTTTAAAGAAGGTTTATCAATTCTTGAATACTTTATATCTACACACGGTGCTCGTAAAGGATTAGCCGATACTGCCTTAAAAACAGCCGATGCAGGATATTTAACGCGTCGTTTGGTGGATGTTTCTCAAGATGTTATTGTTAATGTAAATGATTGTGGTACTTTAAGAGGTTTAGAAATTTCTCCTTTAAAGAAGAATGACGAGATAGTTGAACCAATTGGAGATAGAATTGAAGGACGTGTAGCACTGTATGATGTATATGCTCCAAATTCTGATGATTTAATTGTAGAAGCAAATCAATTGATAACAGCTAGCTTAGCTAAAAAGGTAGAAAAGGCAGGTATTGATAAGGTAGAAGTTCGTTCGCCATTAACATGTGAAGCGCCAAAAGGAATTTGCGCGAAGTGTTATGGACAAAGTTTATCTACTGGAAATAAAGTTCAAATAGGTGAAGCAGTAGGAGTAATTGCAGCACAATCAATTGGAGAACCAGGTACACAGTTAACACTACGTACTTTCCACGTTGGAGGGGTAGCAAGTGGTATTTCTGAAGAAAATAAGCTAATATCTAAGTTTGACGGTAATGTTGTTATTGAAGATTTACGTACTGTAAAGGGGAAAGATAATAACGGAGAAGTTGTTGATATTGTAATTTCAAGAACTGCCGAAATTAAAATTATAGATAAGAAAACAGGAATAACGCTAAGTACTAATATTATTCCTTATGGATCGTATATCTTTGATAAAGAAAGAACAACTATTAAGAAAGGAGATGCTGTATGTCAATGGGATCCATTTAATGGTGTTATCGTATCTGAGTTTGGAGGTAAGGTTAAGTTTGATAATTTAGAACAAGGAGTTAATTATTCTGTAGAGATAGATGAACAAACAGGTTTCCAAGAAAAAGTAATTACAGATTCTAAAAATAAGAAGATTATCCCTTCTTTAATTATAGAGGATGCTGATGGAAATGCATTGCGTTCATATAGTTTACCTGTTGGAGCTCACCTAATAGTTGAAAATAGTGAAAAGGTAGAAGCAGGTCAAACTTTAGTTAAGATTCCTCGTAAGTCAGGTAAAGCTGGGGATATTACAGGAGGTTTACCGCGTGTAACAGAATTATTTGAAGCACGTAATCCATCTAACCCAGCAGTAGTAGCAGAGATTGATGGTGTGGTATCTTTTGGTAAGATCAAACGTGGTAATAGAGAAATCATTGTAGAGTCTAAAACAGGAGATATTAGAAAGTATTTAATTAAGTTATCTAATCAAATCCTTGTACAAGAGAACGACTTTATTAAGGCAGGAATGCCGTTATCTGATGGAGCTATTACACCTAAAGATATCTTAAGTATCAAAGGACCTTCAGCGGTACAAGAATACTTAGTAAATGAAATTCAAGAAGTATATCGTTTACAAGGAGTAAAGATTAACGATAAGCATTTTGAGGTAGTGGTACGTCAAATGATGCGTAAAGTTAAAATTATTGATTCTGGAGATACATTATTCTTAGAAAATCAACTAATTCATAAAAATGATTTTATAGAAGAAAATGATAAAATTTATGGAATGAAAGTAGTTGAAGATGCAGGAGGTTCTGAAAATTTAAAACCAGGACAAATGATTTCAGCGCGTCAGTTGAGAGATGAAAACTCATTATTGCGTAGGTTAGATAAGAATTTGGTAGTAGCTCGTGAAGCTCAACCTGCAACAGCAGAACAGGTATTACAAGGAATTACAAGAGCTTCTTTACAAACGAAATCATTTATATCAGCAGCATCTTTCCAAGAAACAACAAAGGTATTGAATGAAGCAGCTGTAAATGGTAAGATAGATTACTTAGAAGGATTGAAAGAAAATGTAATCGTAGGTAAGAAAATACCAGCGGGTACAGGTATGAGAAATTACGACCATATTATTGTAGGTCCTAAGGATGAGATTGAAAAGAATTTGTAG
- a CDS encoding DUF3467 domain-containing protein gives MAENDSRDGQLNIELDQEIAEGTYSNLAIINHSVSEFIVDFINIMPGVPKAKVKSRIILTPQHAKRLAKALADNIRKFEQANGEIKDYEEPPIPMNFGPTGQA, from the coding sequence ATGGCAGAAAACGATAGTAGAGATGGCCAATTGAATATTGAGCTAGATCAAGAGATAGCAGAAGGGACTTATAGTAATTTAGCTATAATTAATCATTCTGTATCAGAGTTTATTGTAGATTTTATTAATATAATGCCCGGAGTACCAAAAGCGAAGGTGAAATCTAGAATAATATTAACTCCTCAGCATGCTAAACGATTAGCAAAAGCTTTAGCAGATAATATACGAAAATTTGAGCAGGCTAATGGAGAAATAAAGGATTATGAAGAGCCACCAATTCCAATGAATTTTGGACCAACGGGGCAAGCTTAA